In Lacerta agilis isolate rLacAgi1 chromosome 8, rLacAgi1.pri, whole genome shotgun sequence, one genomic interval encodes:
- the SPG7 gene encoding LOW QUALITY PROTEIN: paraplegin (The sequence of the model RefSeq protein was modified relative to this genomic sequence to represent the inferred CDS: inserted 1 base in 1 codon; deleted 2 bases in 2 codons), with translation MAAVGVWHPVVHLSPGRDAGREGGFSAFSQLKMARFTIVHGKSGKGISFKDVAGMHEAKMEVKEFVDYLKSPDRYLQLGAKVPKGALLLGPXGCGKTLLAKAVATEAQVPFLAIAGSEFVEVIGGLGAARVRSLFKEARARAPCIVYIDEIDAVGKKRSTNMSGFSNTEEEQTLNQLLVEMDGMGTTDHVIVLASTNRADILDNALMRPGRLDRHIFIDLPTLQERREIFEQHLKGLKLSQAGTFYSQRLAELTPGFSGADIANICNEAALHAAREGHKSIDTFNFEYAVERVIAGTAKKSKILSPEERRVVAFHESGHTLVGWLLEHTEAAMKVSIAPRTNAALGFTQILPKDQYLFTKDQLFERMCMALGGRVSEAITFNKVTTGAQDDLRKVTKIAYSMVKQYGMAPNVGYLSFPEKESIPGVGRRPFSHGLQQIMDHEAKMLVAQAYRRTEKLLLENRDKLKALASALLEKEVINYDDIEALIGPPPHGPKKMISPQSWIEAERDKQDMGDEEAPQSPQSREEEEEFDRRPV, from the exons ATGGCTGCTGTGGGTGTTTGGCATCCTGTGGTACATCTTTCGCCTGGCCGGGAtgcaggaagggaaggaggctTCAGTGCCTTT AGTCAGCTGAAGATGGCCCGCTTCACC ATTGTTCATGGCAAATCTGGGAAAGGGATCAGCTTCAAGGATGTAGCAGGAATGCACGAGGCCAAAATGGAGGTCAAGGAATTT GTGGATTATCTGAAG AGCCCAGATCGTTACCTACAGCTTGGTGCTAAAGTTCCCAAAGGCGCCCTGTTGCTTGGAC CAGGCTGTGGCAAGACCTTGTTGGCAAAAGCTGTTGCTACTGAGGCCCAGGTGCCATTCCTGGCGATAGCTGGCTCTGAGTTTGTGGAGGTGATAGGAG GACTTGGGGCTGCTCGTGTGCGGAGCCTCTTCAAAGAAGCTCGAGCCCGTGCACCCTGCATTGTCTACATTGATGAAATTGACGCTGTGGGGAAGAAACGCTCCACAAACATGTCTGGCTTCTCCAACACGGAGGAAGAGCAAACCTTAAACCAGCTGCTGGTAGAAATGGATG GCATGGGGACCACCGATCATGTCATAGTGCTAGCATCCACCAACCGGGCAGATATCTTGGACAATGCTCTCATGAGACCTGGGAGGCTTGACCGCCACATTTTTATTGATCTGCCTACTCTGCAG GAGAGGCGGGAGATCTTCGAGCAGCACCTGAAGGGCCTGAAGCTGTCTCAGGCTGGCACTTTTTATTCCCAGCGCTTGGCTGAGCTCACTCCGGGGTTCAGTG GAGCAGACATAGCCAACATCTGTAATGAGGCCGCTCTCCACGCAGCAAGGGAGGGGCATAAGTCCATTGACACATTCAATTTTGAGTACGCCGTGGAGAGAGTCATTGCAG GGACCGCTAAAAAGAGCAAAATCCTGTCGCCGGAGGAGCGGAGGGTCGTGGCATTTCATGAGTCAGGTCATACACTTGTAGGCTGGCTGTTGGAGCACACAGAGGCAGCAATGAAG GTTTCCATCGCTCCTCGCACCAATGCTGCCTTGGGCTTCACCCAGATCCTGCCAAAGGATCAATACCTCTTTACCAAGGACCAGCTCTTTGAGCGGATGTGCATGGCCCTGGGAGGGAGAGTTTCAGAAGCCATCACCTTTAATAAAGTCACTACAG GAGCACAGGATGACCTGAGGAAGGTCACCAAGATAGCCTATTCAATGGTGAAGCAATATGGGATGGCACCCAATGTTGGATACTTGTCCTTCCCAGAAAAGGAAAGTATCCCAGGGGTAGGGCGGCGTCCCTTCAGCCACGGACTCCAGCAAATTATGGACCAT GAAGCAAAGATGCTGGTGGCCCAAGCCTACAGGCGCACAGAGAAACTGCTGTTAGAGAATCGGGACAAACTGAAAGCA CTGGCCAGTGCCCTGCTGGAGAAAGAAGTCATCAACTACGATGACATAGAAGCCTTGATTGGGCCTCCTCCACATGGGCCCAAGAAAATGAttagccctcagagctggattgAGGCCGAGAGGGACAAACAAGATATGGGAGATGAAGAGGCACCTCAGTCACCCCAGagccgagaggaggaggaagagtttgacAGGAGACCAGTTTGA